The following proteins are encoded in a genomic region of Populus nigra chromosome 16, ddPopNigr1.1, whole genome shotgun sequence:
- the LOC133675558 gene encoding AAA-ATPase At2g46620-like, with the protein MLFIMNLSSPILVFFIAIIVFLVLRFLSKTSFLHILARCWRSFEDKFCVYQIFKVPQFNDLFQENQLYHKVSTYLTSLPAIEDSDFTNLFSGSKANDISLHLDKNQVIHDSFLGARVQWSNEKYCEGNNGKRTLVLKLRKKDKRTILRPYLQHILSVADQIKQKNEEIKLFMNLEKNPYESGRWTSVPFTHPATMDTVVMDGELKSKVKADLELFLKSKQYYHRLGHVWKRSYLLYGASGTGKSSFIAAMARFLSFDVYDIDISKVSDDSDLKMLLLQTTSRSMIVIEDLDRLLMEKSKDIVSLSGVLNFMDGIVSCCGEERVMVFTMNSKDQIDQSVLRPGRVDVHIQFPLCDFSAFKSLANNYLGVKEHKLFSLVEEILQGGSSLTPAEIGEIMISNRNSPSRALRLVISALQFQTSSGDARRASKVGQGMSESGSARSSRDETGETGGVFCQESGAHTVKELKKLYGLLRMGSRRKESVDLSSSAEKQGSHQEA; encoded by the coding sequence ATGTTATTTATCATGAATCTTAGTAGCccgattcttgtttttttcattgcaATCATTGTCTTTTTAGTACTTAGATTTTTGTCTAAAACATCTTTTCTACATATTCTTGCTAGGTGTTGGAGATCATTTGAAGACAAGTTTTGTGTTTACCAAATCTTCAAGgttccacaattcaatgatcttTTTCAGGAAAACCAGTTGTACCACAAGGTTTCCACTTATTTAACCTCACTGCCTGCCATTGAAGATTCTGATTTCACCAACCTGTTTTCGGGTTCGAAAGCGAATGATATCAGCCTCCATCTTGACAAGAATCAAGTGATTCATGATAGTTTTCTTGGGGCTAGAGTGCAGTGGAGCAATGAGAAATATTGCGAGGGAAATAATGGCAAGAGAACATTGGTGTTGAAGTTGAGAAAGAAGGATAAGAGAACGATTCTTCGTCCTTACTTGCAGCATATTCTTTCGGTTGCTGATCAGATTAAGCAGAAGAACGAAGAGATCAAACTGTTTATGAATCTTGAGAAGAATCCTTATGAAAGTGGACGGTGGACATCAGTTCCTTTCACACATCCAGCTACCATGGATACAGTGGTTATGGATGGAGAATTGAAGAGCAAGGTGAAAGCTGACcttgaattgtttttgaagTCTAAGCAGTATTATCACAGATTAGGCCATGTTTGGAAAAGGAGCTATCTCCTTTATGGCGCGTCCGGGACAGGCAAATCCAGTTTCATTGCAGCCATGGCTAGATTCCTCAGTTTTGATGTCTATGACATTGACATCTCCAAGGTTTCTGATGATTCTGATCTGAAAATGCTTCTGCTGCAAACCACGAGTCGGTCCATGATTGTAATTGAGGATCTTGATAGGTTATTGATGGAGAAATCGAAGGATATTGTGAGCTTGTCTGGGGTCTTGAATTTCATGGATGGAATTGTTTCGTGTTGCGGCGAGGAGCGTGTGATGGTGTTCACAATGAACTCCAAGGATCAAATTGATCAATCAGTGCTAAGGCCTGGCAGGGTTGATGTTCACATCCAGTTCCCATTATGTGATTTCTCAGCATTTAAGAGTTTAGCCAATAATTACTTAGGGGTCAAGGAACACAAGCTTTTCTCTCTAGTTGAAGAAATCTTACAAGGAGGATCAAGTTTAACTCCAGCTGAGATTGGTGAAATTATGATCTCCAACCGAAATTCGCCAAGCCGGGCCTTGAGACTGGTCATTTCAGCTCTGCAGTTCCAAACCAGCAGTGGCGATGCAAGAAGGGCCAGTAAGGTTGGACAAGGAATGAGCGAGAGCGGATCAGCTCGGTCCAGCAGAGACGAGACAGGTGAAACTGGAGGCGTGTTTTGCCAAGAGAGTGGTGCTCATACAGTGAAGGAACTCAAGAAATTGTATGGATTATTGAGGATGGGAAGCAGAAGAAAGGAATCAGTGGATTTGAGTTCTTCAGCAGAGAAGCAAGGATCACATCAAGAAGCCTAA
- the LOC133675122 gene encoding rhodanese-like domain-containing protein 14, chloroplastic: MTALPSISSPSSSSSLYPNYQSSPLIFSSKTAQDPSLPFFTVRSNGSLRGRSSSCTVPRGLRVFNAATKPAKSPAEEDWKTKREVLLQKKVRSVDVKEALRLQKENNFVILDVRPEAEFKEAHPPGAINVQVYRLIKEWTAWDIARRAAFAFFGIFAGTEENPEFMQTVESKIDKSAKIIVACSAGGTMRPSQNLPEGQQSRSLIAAYLLVLNGYKNVFHLEGGLYKWFKEGLPAESEE; encoded by the exons ATGACTGCACTTCCTTCAATCAGTTCAccctcttcttcatcttctttgtATCCTAATTATCAATCATCACCACTAATTTTCTCTTCAAAGACTGCCCAAGACCCTAGCTTACCTTTCTTCACTGTCAGATCAAATGGATCTTTAAGGGGTAGGTCATCCTCGTGCACAGTTCCGAGAGGCCTAAGAGTCTTCAATGCAGCAACAAAACCTGCAAAATCACCAG CTGAGGAAGATTGGAAGACTAAGAGAGAAGTTCTTCTACAGAAAAAG GTCAGGAGTGTGGATGTGAAGGAAGCTCTGCGCCTTCAGAAAGAAAACAACTTTGTGATTCTTGATGTGAGACCAGAAGCGGAATTCAAAGAG GCTCATCCACCAGGTGCTATCAATGTACAAGTATATAGGCTTATAAAGGAATGGACAGCATGGGACATTGCAAGGCGCGCTGCATTTGCATTTTTTGGCATCTTTGCTGGCACAGAAGAAAATCCTGAGTTTATGCAGA CTGTGGAATCAAAGATTGATAAAAGTGCAAAGATAATAGTGGCTTGCTCAGCTGGGGGTACAATGAGGCCATCCCAAAATCTTCCTGAAGGTCAACAGTCAAG ATCACTGATAGCAGCCTACCTATTAGTCCTAAATGGTTACAAGAATGTCTTCCACTTAGAAGGGGGCCTCTACAAATGGTTCAAAGAGGGTTTGCCAGCAGAGTCTGAAGAGTAA
- the LOC133675123 gene encoding uncharacterized protein LOC133675123: protein EVCIKLCFSFSTTTNLAKRVVGTHNGKFHCDEALACFLIRLTDKFSNAHIIRSRDPHVLETLDALLDVGGVYDPSRDRYDHHQKGFHEVFGHGFITKLSSAGLVYKHYGAEIIAKELQLNEGHQDVHELFLAVYKNFVEAIDAADNGINQYDIDQPPKYINNTSLSQRAERLNLDWVDPSQSSEREDEAFQHAMKVAGTEFMENINFHAKSWLPARSIVMECLASREDIDHSGEIMVLTRSCPWKLHIFELEEKMKINPSIKYVIYQDDRSENWRIQAVAVSPDKFESRKPLPLPWRGLVDDELSKATGIPGCVFVHMSGFIGGNRSYEGALAMARASLKA, encoded by the exons GAGGTGTGTATCAAGCTCTGTTTCTCAttctcaacaacaacaaatcttGCAAAGCGAGTGGTGGGCACTCACAATGGCAAGTTTCACTGTGATGAAGCTTTAGCTTGCTTCCTCATTCGCTTAACAGACAAGTTCTCCAATGCCCATATAATCCGGTCAAGAGATCCCCAC GTATTGGAGACACTTGATGCTTTGCTTGATGTTGGAGGGGTATATGATCCAAGTAGAGATCGTTATGATCATCACCAGAAAGGATTTCATGAAGTTTTTGGCCATGGCTTCATTACTAAACTAAGCAGTGCGGGCCTAGTTTACAAG CATTACGGGGCAGAGATAATAGCAAAGGAGCTTCAGCTAAATGAAGGGCATCAAGATGTGCATGAGTTATTTCTAGCAGTGTATAAAAACTTTGTGGAG GCAATTGATGCTGCTGATAATGGAATTAATCAATATGACATAGATCAACCTCCTAAATACATTAATAACACAAGCTTATCACAGAGAGCAGAGAGGTTAAACCTGGACTGGGTTGATCCTAGTCAATCCTCTGAGAGAGAGGATGAAGCCTTTCAACACGCAATGAAAGTTGCTGGAACTGAATTTATGGAG aatattaattttcatgCAAAATCGTGGCTACCAGCTCGATCAATTGTCATGGAGTGCCTTGCATCAAGAGAAGATATTGATCACAGTGGAGAAATCATGGTGCTGACAAGATCATGCCCT TGGAAGCTCCACATATTTGAACTCGAGGAAAAAATGAAGATCAATCCTTCCATCAAATATGTTATTTACCAG GATGATAGGAGTGAAAACTGGCGTATACAGGCAGTGGCAGTGTCCCCTGATAAGTTTGAGAGCCGGAAACCTCTACCATTACCTTGGAGAGGTTTGGTAGATGACGAGCTCTCCAAGGCAACAGGGATCCCTGGCTGTGTGTTTGTTCACATGAGTGGATTCATAGGTGGAAATCGAAGTTATGAAGGTGCTCTTGCTATGGCTAGAGCTTCTTTAAAGGCTTGA